The genomic region TGTCCTCGTGCAGCTTGTGGCAGTTGAAACACCAGCCCATCTGGAGCGGGGCCTCGCGCGTGAGAACCGCCATTTTCTCGACCGCCCCGTGGCATTCCTGACATTGGAAACCGGCCTTGACGTGCCGCTTGTGCGAGAATCGGATGAAATAGGGAAGCGTATGGACGCGCGCCCACTCCACCGACTCTCCCTTGTCATAGTACTCACGCAGCTTCTGAATGCCGGGCTTGTCCAACCCGATCCCAAGATGGCAGCCCATGCAGAATTGGAGCGGCGGCGCCCCGGCCTGTTCTGATCGCTCCGCGAAGATATGACAGGCCGTGCAGGGCAGCCCGAGTTGGCCGTTCGCCACATCGGTTCCGGCGTGGCGGTCATGTGGGAAATTGATCGGTTGAACCGGCGCGGGATTTCCAAACTTTGGTGTCATGTAAGGTCCATAAACGAGAAGAAAAAAAGCAACCACACACCCTCCGGCGAGGATGCCCAGACCTGCAACGACTTTGAAGAACTTCACGACGTAACCCGAACTCGCGCGTCAAGTAGCATTTCAGACCGTGGGTGTCAAGAAGATTTTGGCGGCGCTCCGAGAGAGCCTGCGACGGGCATTCGGCCCGCTCAGGATGACGGCGCTGGGGCCGGATGGCCGATCCGCTCGCCGTCCCTGAAGCACAGCGAATGGGACGATTCGGCGGGAGCTGCGCTCCCCGAACCGTCACTTCTTCGCTTGGCCTGCCGCGGGTTGCTGTTTGGCACCAGGTCGCAGAATCGTCTTGAAGATTTTTCGCGGATGGGGTTTGCCGAGCATCGCCCGCAGTCGCCGTTGAGCCCGCTTCAGTTTCTTCGTCAGGCCCCGGCCCGCTTTGGCGGCATCGGCTTTCTTCCCATCGGCGATTTTCTTCAGACGGTCCTTGTAGACGCTGATCCGCTTTTCGATGGTTTCTTTCGTTTGGTTCGCCATGTTTAGTACACGGGTTGTGAATCGTCTTTGATCGACAGTTTTTTCGCGGCGGCGTCGAACACCTGTTGATCGGCGCCGCGTTCATTGAAAACGTGACATGAATTTCGAAGGACGGGGTTCTGTATTCCGAGCTGACGGCGTTCCTCCAGATCGAGCTCGATGCCCCGCACGTTTTTCTCTCCATAGATGGACGAAACGGCGGCAAAGAGCGAACGCAGCGTCGTCTCGACCAGCTCATACAAGTGCGTACACCCTTCGCTTTTCGGAATGGTTTCCTTCACGTGGCGGAGGATCCCCTTCTCGAAGATGAAGAGGCCGACAAGCCCTTGGAGTCTCAACACCGCGGCCTGACAGAGGGGATAGGGATGGCGGTCCATCTTCGCGGCGATCTTTCGGATGGTCAGGGCCTTCTTTTCCACGAGGATGGCGAGCTGCATGTCGTGGTAGCTATCGTGCATCCGCGTGATCGCCACGAGCCCTTCCTTCGGCTTGTAAACGTCGGTGGTATAGGTCCGGCCGAAGGTTTGCTTTTGATACTTCGCCAGGTCCATGAGTTCGTCCAATGCAGTCATAGGCGATGAGACGGACGCGGGAACAGCCACGAAAGGGAGTCAGTTGCCGCCGAACAGAGCGCGAAGGATGCCGCCGAGGTGGCGGAGTTTGTTGCCGGCGCCTCTGCGGAAAATGAGCTGCATGCCTTCCTTGAAAATGTGGAACTTTTTCTGATCGTATGGATACCAATACGGACGCGTCTTGATCCAATTCGGGAGGTGATCCAGGTGAAGATGCTTCGGATAAACAAATTCCATCAGGCCGATCCGCGAGTGCGAGGCGCCGATGCCGCTCTCCTTCATCCCCTGCCAGGGCGTGTCGGTGAGTCCGTACGTATAGGCGTGATCGTTCACGCACACCGTGCCCGCGTCGATCCGTGCGGCGACGGCTTCGGCTTTCTTCCGGTCCTTTCCCCACACGCTGGCGGTGAGGCCGTAGTTGGAGTCGTTCGCGAGGGAAACCGCTTCATCGTCGCTTTCATAGGTAGCTATGGGAAGAAGCGGGCCGAAGGTTTCCTCGCTCATGCATTTCATCTGATGATTCACGTTCACGAGCACCGTGGGTTCGTAAAAGAATCCTTTGGGGCCGGGCTTCTTGCCGCCGACGAGAACCTGAGCGCCCTTCCCCACCGCATCGCGCACGTGATCTTCCGCGGTTTGAAGCTGGCCCTCGTTGACCATCGGGCCAACGTCGACCGCATCCGACGTGTACGGCCCGATACGGAGCTTCTTCGCCTCCTCCACCACTTTCTCGATGAACTTCGGCGCGATGGACTTGTGGACGTACACGCGCTCGACCGACGCGCAGACCTGCCCGCAGTTCGTGAATGCACCCCACACGGCGCCTTTTGCCGCCAGATCGAGATTGGCATCCGGCATGACCACCATCGGATCCTTCCCGCCGAGTTCGAGGACCACCGGGATTAGATGGCGGCCGCACGCTTCCATAATTTTCTTTCCCACGGAGGTGCTGCCGGTAAAGACGACTTTGCGCACGGGCGGGCGACACAGAACTTTCTGAGCGGTCGCGCCTGAGGTGACCACCATATTGAAAACGCCCTGTGGGAGCTTCGCGCCCAGTTCGAAAATCTCCTTGATCCTGCGCCCCACGAGGGGCACGTCCGACGCGGGTTTGAAAACCACGGTGTTACCGGCCAGGAGCGAGAAGACGAGACCGGACATGG from Nitrospirota bacterium harbors:
- a CDS encoding DUF2889 domain-containing protein is translated as MTALDELMDLAKYQKQTFGRTYTTDVYKPKEGLVAITRMHDSYHDMQLAILVEKKALTIRKIAAKMDRHPYPLCQAAVLRLQGLVGLFIFEKGILRHVKETIPKSEGCTHLYELVETTLRSLFAAVSSIYGEKNVRGIELDLEERRQLGIQNPVLRNSCHVFNERGADQQVFDAAAKKLSIKDDSQPVY
- a CDS encoding aldehyde dehydrogenase family protein, translated to MAFVRDASNSAVIPTINPATLEEIERIPLAGEQEVESAVFSAHKAFQTWGKLTVRERGEYLRKGCDYMLDHVDDLVDTISKEMGKPRIEALVADVFTVADLISHWSKKAEEVLAPQDIKLHMMPIPIKKSRIVYEPLGVVAVISPWNFPFALPMSGLVFSLLAGNTVVFKPASDVPLVGRRIKEIFELGAKLPQGVFNMVVTSGATAQKVLCRPPVRKVVFTGSTSVGKKIMEACGRHLIPVVLELGGKDPMVVMPDANLDLAAKGAVWGAFTNCGQVCASVERVYVHKSIAPKFIEKVVEEAKKLRIGPYTSDAVDVGPMVNEGQLQTAEDHVRDAVGKGAQVLVGGKKPGPKGFFYEPTVLVNVNHQMKCMSEETFGPLLPIATYESDDEAVSLANDSNYGLTASVWGKDRKKAEAVAARIDAGTVCVNDHAYTYGLTDTPWQGMKESGIGASHSRIGLMEFVYPKHLHLDHLPNWIKTRPYWYPYDQKKFHIFKEGMQLIFRRGAGNKLRHLGGILRALFGGN
- a CDS encoding cytochrome c3 family protein; its protein translation is MKFFKVVAGLGILAGGCVVAFFLLVYGPYMTPKFGNPAPVQPINFPHDRHAGTDVANGQLGLPCTACHIFAERSEQAGAPPLQFCMGCHLGIGLDKPGIQKLREYYDKGESVEWARVHTLPYFIRFSHKRHVKAGFQCQECHGAVEKMAVLTREAPLQMGWCFNCHKLHEDKGGSQDCWTCHK